In a genomic window of Chaetodon trifascialis isolate fChaTrf1 chromosome 8, fChaTrf1.hap1, whole genome shotgun sequence:
- the uxt gene encoding protein UXT, which translates to MTSPVDANANVAQKVLQYENFTNEVLKTDLQKVLENRDAVYEKIAQYLQLKNTIQSLQELGSQRLKTEVDLGCNFFVQAEVEDSSRIFVAVGYGFFVEMTHDEALRFIDKKTSQLTAFTEQLTKDSAKIKANIRMVLEGLRELQGLTDIPESTGRQVF; encoded by the exons ATGACTTCGCCCgttgatgctaatgctaacgtgGCTCAGAAGGTGCTGCAGTATGAAAACTTCACCAACGAAGTTCTGAAGACAGATTTACA gaAGGTGTTAGAGAACAGAGACGCAGTTTATGAGAAGATCGCTCAGTACCTGCAGCTGAAGAACACCATCCAGAGTCTTCag gaGCTGGGTTCTCAGCGGCTGAAGACTGAAGTTGATCTTGGCTGTAACTTCTTCGTCCAGGCTGAAGT ggaGGACTCGTCCAGGATCTTTGTGGCGGTCGGTTACGGTTTCTTTGTGGAGATGACCCACGACGAAGCTCTGCGATTCATCGACAAGAAGACGAGCCAGCTCACAGC cttcacagagcagctcacCAAAGACTCAGCTAAGATTAAAGCCAACATCCGCATGGTGCTGGAG ggTCTGCGGGAGCTGCAGGGACTGACAGACATACCAGAGAGCACAGGAAGACAAGTTTTCTAG
- the elk1 gene encoding ETS domain-containing protein Elk-1: MDSNPLINAMDPSITLWQFLLHLLEDQRQRHLISWTGEDGEFKLLDAEEVARLWGLRKNKHNMNYDKLSRALRYYYDKNIIKKVSGQKFVYKFVSQPDPSLPEGVRNGEEGQRRDNAEQNGQSKGLGGVTPSCPSKGLPQRSSPSSSQKSSRNDYMKSGLYSTFTIQSLQASPNPRPIKTELLLQQDPAPKVDRMPREVCVLESKSSPSVGGAVDSALQVIVTQPSPCPTPALSPQIPASTASQSQNPPAPPLSDPPHIYLTSVGESSSLAPIIPLGPVGGSMSPVPPPQVSTGPQGLQQDDCGGVANPAAFPPHTAPHPPPVFVIINPPPPQQQQAAMAAALPAVAPPPTRPPPPPIVIKEENLPSEEELLEMVSLEEKQVEEVPQLICGSGEPESPLTIVESPPCVGPGVGGQPLVVETGMEEEAKDMVTDPSIPPVMSSSAVTPPVTSTSDSVPPKPKKPRGLELPSSPSLPPGLSLDKVNAAVNSLLAPGSATNTLTPTVITSHALTPVLLTPSPLPSTIHFWSTLSPIAPRSPAKLSFQFPTNGSNQIHIPALSVDGLSTPVVLSPGPQKP, encoded by the exons ATGGACTCCAACCCACTGATCAACG CCATGGACCCCTCCATCACTCTGTGGCAGTTCCTGCTCCACCTGTTGGAGGACCAGCGGCAGCGTCACCTGATCTCGTGGACGGGTGAGGACGGAGAGTTCAAGCTGCTGGACGCCGAGGAGGTGGCACGACTGTGGGGGCTCCGcaagaacaaacacaacatgaactACGACAAGCTGAGCCGAGCACTGCGGTACTACTACGACAAG AACATCATAAAGAAGGTGAGCGGTCAGAAGTTTGTCTACAAGTTCGTCAGTCAGCCCGACCCCTCCCTGCCTGAGGGGGTCCGCAACGGAGAGGAGGGCCAGAGGCGGGACAACGCCGAACAGAACGGCCAATCAAAAGGCCTGGGGGGCGTGACCCCAAGCTGTCCATCAAAGGGCTTACCCCAG CGCTCGTCGCCCAGCAGCTCCCAGAAGAGCTCCCGTAACGACTACATGAAATCAGGCCTCTACTCCACCTTCACCATCCAATCACTGCAGGCCTCGCCCAACCCACGGCCAatcaaaacagagctgctgctgcagcaagaCCCCGCCCCCAAGGTGGACCGCATGCCCAGAgag GTCTGTGTGTTGGAGTCTAAATCCTCTCCGTCAGTAGGTGGTGCTGTTGACTCTGCCCTCCAGGTGATCGTCACTCAGCCGTCTCCGTGTCCGACTCCGGCGCTCAGCCCCCAGATACCAGCCAGCactgccagccaatcacag aatcctcctgctcctcctctcagcgACCCTCCTCACATTTATCTCACCAGCGTCGGGGAGTCGTCCTCCCTCGCGCCCATCATCCCCCTGGGTCCAGTCGGGGGGTCGATGAGTCCCGTCCCGCCCCCCCAGGTGTCGACGGGCCCCCAGGGGTTGCAGCAGGATGACTGCGGGGGAGTCGCCAACCCGGCCGCCTTCCCCCCTCACACTGCTCCTCACCCCCCACCCGTCTTTGTCATCAtcaacccccctcccccccagcagcagcaggcggccATGGCGGCCGCTCTTCCTGCCGTTGCTCCTCCCCCCACCCGCCCTCCGCCTCCCCCCATTGTTATCAAGGAGGAGAACCTGCcgtcagaggaggagctgctggagatggtgtctctggaggagaaacaggtggaggag GTTCCTCAGCTGATCTGCGGCTCGGGGGAACCGGAGTCCCCGCTCACCATCGTGGAGAGCCCGCCCTGCGTGGGGCCCGGGGTCGGAGGTCAGCCGCTGGTGGTGGAGAcggggatggaggaggaggccaaggacATGGTAACAG atccctccatccctccagtGATGTCCTCCTCGGCCGTGACTCCTCCGGTGACCTCGACGTCGGACTCCGTTCCTCCCAAACCGAAGAAGCCACGGGGCCTGGAGctgccctcctccccctccctcccccccggACTCTCTCTGGATAAG gtgaACGCAGCTGTGAACAGTTTATTGGCTCCTGGATCAGCGACCAACACGCTCACCCCGACGGTCATCACCTCCCACGCTCTG actcCGGTCCTGTTGACTCCCAGTCCTCTTCCCTCCACCATCCACTTCTGGAGCACGCTGAGCCCCATCGCTCCTCGCTCCCCGGCCAAACTCTCCTTCCAG TTTCCCACCAACGGCAGTAATCAGATCCACATCCCGGCTCTGAGCGTGGACGGTCTGTCCACCCCCGTGGTTCTGTCCCCCGGCCCCCAGAAACCCTGA
- the cdk20 gene encoding cyclin-dependent kinase 20 isoform X2 produces the protein MEQYSILGRIGEGAHGIVFKAKHIETGETVALKKVALRRLEDGIPNQALREIKALQEIEDNQHVVKLKDVFPHGTGFVLVFDFMLSDLSEVIRNSQQPLTPAQVKGYMMMLLKGVAFLHHNNIMHRDLKPANLLISSSGHLKIADFGLARLFSEEVERLYSHQVATRWYRAPELLYGARKYDEGVDLWAVGCIFGELLNSSPLFPGENDIEQLCCVLRVLGTPTQDSWPEIVELPDYNKITFKENPAIPLEEIVPDTSPQAVELLYKFLVYPSKQRCSARQALLHPYFFCSPLPAHHSELPIPQRGGRPPRQRLQAPPTDFSLDLPLQRSVVDPALLQGHASCL, from the exons ATGGAGCAGTACAGCATCCTGGGTCGGATCGGAGAAGGAGCTCACGGCATCGTGTTCAAGGCCAAACACATCGAG ACGGGGGAGACGGTGGCTCTGAAGAAAGTGGCTCTGAGGAGGCTGGAGGACGGCATCCCCAACCAGGCTCTGAGGGAGATCAAGGCCCTGCAGGAGATCGAGGACAACCagcat gtagTGAAGTTGAAGGACGTCTTCCCTCACGGTACCGGCTTTGTCCTGGTGTTCGACTTCATGCTCTCCGACCTCTCTGAGGTCATCAGGAACTCCCAGCAACCTCTGACCCCGGCTCAAGTCAAAGGTTacatgatgatgctgctgaagGGCGTGGCCTTCCTGCATCACAACAACATCATGCACCGG GACCTGAAGCCAGCGAACCTCCTCATCAGCTCCTCAGGACACCTGAAGATTGCAGACTTTGGTCTGGCCAGATTGTTCAGCGAGGAGGTGGAGAGACTGTACAGCCACCAGGTGGCcaccag gtGGTACAGAGCTCCTGAGCTGCTGTATGGAGCCAGAAAGTATGACGAGGGAGTGGACCTGTG ggcgGTGGGCTGTATTTTCGGGGAGCTCTTGAACTCGTCTCCTCTGTTTCCTGGAGAGAACGACATTGAACAGCTCTGCTGTGTCCTCAGAGTGCTGGGGACACCGACACAGGACAGCTGGcct GAGATCGTGGAGTTGCCAGATTACAATAAAATCACCTTTAAGGAGAATCCAGCAATCCCATTGGAGGAGATCGTCCCTGACACGTCCCCTCAGGCCGTCGAGCTGCTCTACAAGTTCCTGGTTTATCCGTCCAAACAGCGCTGCTCCGCCCGACAG GCTCTCCTCCATCCGTActtcttctgctctcctcttcctgctcaccACTCAGAGCTGCCCATCCCTCAGAGGGGGGGGCGGCCCCCCCGCCAGCGCCTGCAGGCTCCGCCCACTGACTTCTCATTGGACCTGCCCCTGCAGAGAAGCGTGGTAGACCCTGCGCTGCTGCAGGGACACGCATCCTGCCTCTGA
- the cdk20 gene encoding cyclin-dependent kinase 20 isoform X1 has protein sequence MKATAKTQHCVFFNLINNLILTTQAPSWLLTIFSCTAPSCFMIEPPSCRTPFEIYLFLKHLPPGELTQFHFFHRERAQCIRVQTMEQYSILGRIGEGAHGIVFKAKHIETGETVALKKVALRRLEDGIPNQALREIKALQEIEDNQHVVKLKDVFPHGTGFVLVFDFMLSDLSEVIRNSQQPLTPAQVKGYMMMLLKGVAFLHHNNIMHRDLKPANLLISSSGHLKIADFGLARLFSEEVERLYSHQVATRWYRAPELLYGARKYDEGVDLWAVGCIFGELLNSSPLFPGENDIEQLCCVLRVLGTPTQDSWPEIVELPDYNKITFKENPAIPLEEIVPDTSPQAVELLYKFLVYPSKQRCSARQALLHPYFFCSPLPAHHSELPIPQRGGRPPRQRLQAPPTDFSLDLPLQRSVVDPALLQGHASCL, from the exons ATGAAAGCGACAGCAAAGACAcagcattgtgttttttttaatctcataaACAATTTAATACTCACGACTCAGGCGCCTTCCTGGTTACTAACGATCTTCAGTTGCACTGCCCCGTCATGTTTCATGATAGAACCCCCATCATGCAGAACTCCGTTTGAGATATATCTGTTTTTAAAACACCTGCCTCCAGGTGAATTAACGCAGTTCCACTTCTTTCACCGTGAGAGGGCACAGTGCATCCGCGTGCAGACAATGGAGCAGTACAGCATCCTGGGTCGGATCGGAGAAGGAGCTCACGGCATCGTGTTCAAGGCCAAACACATCGAG ACGGGGGAGACGGTGGCTCTGAAGAAAGTGGCTCTGAGGAGGCTGGAGGACGGCATCCCCAACCAGGCTCTGAGGGAGATCAAGGCCCTGCAGGAGATCGAGGACAACCagcat gtagTGAAGTTGAAGGACGTCTTCCCTCACGGTACCGGCTTTGTCCTGGTGTTCGACTTCATGCTCTCCGACCTCTCTGAGGTCATCAGGAACTCCCAGCAACCTCTGACCCCGGCTCAAGTCAAAGGTTacatgatgatgctgctgaagGGCGTGGCCTTCCTGCATCACAACAACATCATGCACCGG GACCTGAAGCCAGCGAACCTCCTCATCAGCTCCTCAGGACACCTGAAGATTGCAGACTTTGGTCTGGCCAGATTGTTCAGCGAGGAGGTGGAGAGACTGTACAGCCACCAGGTGGCcaccag gtGGTACAGAGCTCCTGAGCTGCTGTATGGAGCCAGAAAGTATGACGAGGGAGTGGACCTGTG ggcgGTGGGCTGTATTTTCGGGGAGCTCTTGAACTCGTCTCCTCTGTTTCCTGGAGAGAACGACATTGAACAGCTCTGCTGTGTCCTCAGAGTGCTGGGGACACCGACACAGGACAGCTGGcct GAGATCGTGGAGTTGCCAGATTACAATAAAATCACCTTTAAGGAGAATCCAGCAATCCCATTGGAGGAGATCGTCCCTGACACGTCCCCTCAGGCCGTCGAGCTGCTCTACAAGTTCCTGGTTTATCCGTCCAAACAGCGCTGCTCCGCCCGACAG GCTCTCCTCCATCCGTActtcttctgctctcctcttcctgctcaccACTCAGAGCTGCCCATCCCTCAGAGGGGGGGGCGGCCCCCCCGCCAGCGCCTGCAGGCTCCGCCCACTGACTTCTCATTGGACCTGCCCCTGCAGAGAAGCGTGGTAGACCCTGCGCTGCTGCAGGGACACGCATCCTGCCTCTGA